The Bacteroidales bacterium genome includes a region encoding these proteins:
- a CDS encoding nucleoside deaminase, translated as MLDLYTHEFFMKEALKEAQQAYDKDEVPVGAVVVCNDRIIARAHNLTEQLTDATAHAEMQAFTAASNYLGSKYLEGCRLYVTLEPCVMCAGAAFWTQIEQIFFGASDPKRGFMRLQPSPTHPKTIITGGIMEAQCAALLRKFFENKR; from the coding sequence ATGCTCGATCTTTACACACACGAATTTTTTATGAAAGAGGCGCTGAAAGAGGCGCAGCAGGCTTACGACAAAGACGAGGTGCCGGTAGGGGCGGTGGTGGTGTGCAACGATCGCATCATCGCACGGGCGCACAACCTCACCGAGCAGCTTACCGATGCAACGGCCCATGCCGAGATGCAGGCTTTTACGGCTGCCAGCAATTATTTGGGCAGCAAATACCTCGAAGGATGCCGCCTTTATGTAACCCTGGAGCCTTGTGTGATGTGTGCCGGCGCCGCCTTCTGGACGCAAATAGAACAAATCTTCTTCGGTGCTTCTGATCCCAAACGTGGATTTATGCGCTTGCAGCCTTCGCCCACACATCCCAAAACGATTATTACCGGAGGCATAATGGAAGCGCAATGCGCCGCCTTGCTCCGTAAGTTTTTTGAGAATAAAAGATAG